The Bombus vancouverensis nearcticus chromosome 9, iyBomVanc1_principal, whole genome shotgun sequence genome includes a window with the following:
- the krz gene encoding beta-arrestin protein kurtz isoform X5: MAKWDSSESEYSESEESNELGAIVSPDTCAMDTVDSTSKRQATRVFKKSSVNGKIAVYLGKRDFVDHITHVDPIDGVVLIDPDYVKDRKVFGHVLAAFKYGREDLDVLGLTFRKDLYLDAEQIYPVVPGAKQRKLTRLQEKLIKKLGSNAYPFYFELPPHCPASVTLQPAPCETGKPCGVDYELKAFVGETLDDKPQKRSSVRLAIRKIMYAPSKQGEQPSVEVSKEFVMSPNKLHLEASLDKELYHHGENIAVNVHIANSSNRTVKRIKVSVRQFADICLFSTAQYKCTVAEAESDVVDPSQRENLGIIVQYKVKVKLCLGPLGGELVAELPFILMHPKPEEEEPAPPTARPSPTNKADGGEIPLDTNLIQLDTEADCDDDIIFEDFARLRLKGEPDA, from the exons ATGGCAAAG TGGGATAGTTCGGAATCCGAGTATTCGGAGTCTGAGGAGTCAAATGAGTTAGGGGCCATCGTAAGCCCCGATACCTGTGCGATGGACACTGTGGACAGTACCAGCAAGCGGCAAGCTACTCGTGTCTTCAAGAAGTCCAGCGTCAACGGAAAGATCGCGGTATACCTTGGGAAAAGAGATTTCGTCGATCACATAACTCACGTCGATCCTATCG ACGGGGTCGTGCTGATTGACCCAGACTACGTGAAGGATCGCAAGGTCTTTGGGCATGTTCTAGCCGCGTTCAAGTACGGCAGGGAGGATCTAGACGTTCTAGGATTGACGTTTCGCAAAGACCTCTATTTAGACGCCGAACAAATCTATCCGGTGGTACCTGGTGCCAAGCAGAGAAAGCTGACACGGTTGCAGGAGAAGCTGATTAAGAAATTAGGAAGCAACGCATATCCGTTTTACTTCGAACTTCCGCCTCATTGTCCTGCATCAGTGACGCTACAACCAGCGCCCTGCGAAACTGGAAAACCATGTGGCGTCGACTACGAATTAAAAGCATTCGTAGGTGAGACGCTGGACGACAAACCGCAGAAACG AAGCTCGGTGCGACTGGCTATACGGAAGATTATGTACGCGCCGTCGAAACAAGGCGAACAACCTTCCGTCGAGGTGAGCAAAGAGTTCGTTATGTCGCCGAACAAGCTTCACTTGGAGGCGTCACTGGACAAGGAGTTATACCATCACGGTGAGAATATTGCCGTGAACGTGCATATAGCAAACAGCAGCAACCGGACGGTGAAAAGGATCAAAGTGTCCGTGAGGCAATTCGCGGACATTTGTCTGTTTTCCACCGCGCAGTACAAGTGCACGGTCGCCGAGGCAGAGAGCGA TGTGGTGGATCCCTCGCAACGTGAAAACCTTGGAATTATCGTCCAGTACAAAGTGAAAGTAAAGCTCTGCCTTGGACCTCTCGGGGG CGAATTAGTGGCGGAACTGCCGTTCATCTTGATGCATCCGAAACCGGAAGAAGAGGAACCAGCGCCACCCACTGCACGGCCTAGTCCGACGAATAAGGCAGATGGTGGCGAGATACCGCTTGACACGAATCTGATTCAATTGGACAC GGAGGCGGACTGCGACGATGACATAATCTTCGAGGACTTTGCCCGTCTTAGGCTCAAAGGTGAGCCGGATGCCTGA
- the krz gene encoding beta-arrestin protein kurtz isoform X2: MAKWDSSESEYSESEESNELGAIVSPDTCAMDTVDSTSKRQATRVFKKSSVNGKIAVYLGKRDFVDHITHVDPIDGVVLIDPDYVKDRKVFGHVLAAFKYGREDLDVLGLTFRKDLYLDAEQIYPVVPGAKQRKLTRLQEKLIKKLGSNAYPFYFELPPHCPASVTLQPAPCETGKPCGVDYELKAFVGETLDDKPQKRSSVRLAIRKIMYAPSKQGEQPSVEVSKEFVMSPNKLHLEASLDKELYHHGENIAVNVHIANSSNRTVKRIKVSVRQFADICLFSTAQYKCTVAEAESDIGVSPGFTLSKVFSLKPTLADNKDKRGLALDGQLKHEDTNLASSTIVVDPSQRENLGIIVQYKVKVKLCLGPLGGELVAELPFILMHPKPEEEEPAPPTARPSPTNKADGGEIPLDTNLIQLDTEADCDDDIIFEDFARLRLKGEPDA; encoded by the exons ATGGCAAAG TGGGATAGTTCGGAATCCGAGTATTCGGAGTCTGAGGAGTCAAATGAGTTAGGGGCCATCGTAAGCCCCGATACCTGTGCGATGGACACTGTGGACAGTACCAGCAAGCGGCAAGCTACTCGTGTCTTCAAGAAGTCCAGCGTCAACGGAAAGATCGCGGTATACCTTGGGAAAAGAGATTTCGTCGATCACATAACTCACGTCGATCCTATCG ACGGGGTCGTGCTGATTGACCCAGACTACGTGAAGGATCGCAAGGTCTTTGGGCATGTTCTAGCCGCGTTCAAGTACGGCAGGGAGGATCTAGACGTTCTAGGATTGACGTTTCGCAAAGACCTCTATTTAGACGCCGAACAAATCTATCCGGTGGTACCTGGTGCCAAGCAGAGAAAGCTGACACGGTTGCAGGAGAAGCTGATTAAGAAATTAGGAAGCAACGCATATCCGTTTTACTTCGAACTTCCGCCTCATTGTCCTGCATCAGTGACGCTACAACCAGCGCCCTGCGAAACTGGAAAACCATGTGGCGTCGACTACGAATTAAAAGCATTCGTAGGTGAGACGCTGGACGACAAACCGCAGAAACG AAGCTCGGTGCGACTGGCTATACGGAAGATTATGTACGCGCCGTCGAAACAAGGCGAACAACCTTCCGTCGAGGTGAGCAAAGAGTTCGTTATGTCGCCGAACAAGCTTCACTTGGAGGCGTCACTGGACAAGGAGTTATACCATCACGGTGAGAATATTGCCGTGAACGTGCATATAGCAAACAGCAGCAACCGGACGGTGAAAAGGATCAAAGTGTCCGTGAGGCAATTCGCGGACATTTGTCTGTTTTCCACCGCGCAGTACAAGTGCACGGTCGCCGAGGCAGAGAGCGA TATAGGGGTATCGCCAGGATTCACTCTGAGCAAGGTCTTTTCTCTAAAACCAACGCTTGCTGACAACAAAGACAAGCGAGGTCTTGCTCTAGACGGCCAACTTAAGCACGAGGACACCAATCTCGCATCTAGTACAAT TGTGGTGGATCCCTCGCAACGTGAAAACCTTGGAATTATCGTCCAGTACAAAGTGAAAGTAAAGCTCTGCCTTGGACCTCTCGGGGG CGAATTAGTGGCGGAACTGCCGTTCATCTTGATGCATCCGAAACCGGAAGAAGAGGAACCAGCGCCACCCACTGCACGGCCTAGTCCGACGAATAAGGCAGATGGTGGCGAGATACCGCTTGACACGAATCTGATTCAATTGGACAC GGAGGCGGACTGCGACGATGACATAATCTTCGAGGACTTTGCCCGTCTTAGGCTCAAAGGTGAGCCGGATGCCTGA
- the krz gene encoding beta-arrestin protein kurtz isoform X1 yields MAKWDSSESEYSESEESNELGAIVSPDTCAMDTVDSTSKRQATRVFKKSSVNGKIAVYLGKRDFVDHITHVDPIDGVVLIDPDYVKDRKVFGHVLAAFKYGREDLDVLGLTFRKDLYLDAEQIYPVVPGAKQRKLTRLQEKLIKKLGSNAYPFYFELPPHCPASVTLQPAPCETGKPCGVDYELKAFVGETLDDKPQKRSSVRLAIRKIMYAPSKQGEQPSVEVSKEFVMSPNKLHLEASLDKELYHHGENIAVNVHIANSSNRTVKRIKVSVRQFADICLFSTAQYKCTVAEAESEEGCLVGPGFTLSKVFSLKPLLANNKDKWGLALDGQIKDEDTNLASSTLVVDPSQRENLGIIVQYKVKVKLCLGPLGGELVAELPFILMHPKPEEEEPAPPTARPSPTNKADGGEIPLDTNLIQLDTEADCDDDIIFEDFARLRLKGEPDA; encoded by the exons ATGGCAAAG TGGGATAGTTCGGAATCCGAGTATTCGGAGTCTGAGGAGTCAAATGAGTTAGGGGCCATCGTAAGCCCCGATACCTGTGCGATGGACACTGTGGACAGTACCAGCAAGCGGCAAGCTACTCGTGTCTTCAAGAAGTCCAGCGTCAACGGAAAGATCGCGGTATACCTTGGGAAAAGAGATTTCGTCGATCACATAACTCACGTCGATCCTATCG ACGGGGTCGTGCTGATTGACCCAGACTACGTGAAGGATCGCAAGGTCTTTGGGCATGTTCTAGCCGCGTTCAAGTACGGCAGGGAGGATCTAGACGTTCTAGGATTGACGTTTCGCAAAGACCTCTATTTAGACGCCGAACAAATCTATCCGGTGGTACCTGGTGCCAAGCAGAGAAAGCTGACACGGTTGCAGGAGAAGCTGATTAAGAAATTAGGAAGCAACGCATATCCGTTTTACTTCGAACTTCCGCCTCATTGTCCTGCATCAGTGACGCTACAACCAGCGCCCTGCGAAACTGGAAAACCATGTGGCGTCGACTACGAATTAAAAGCATTCGTAGGTGAGACGCTGGACGACAAACCGCAGAAACG AAGCTCGGTGCGACTGGCTATACGGAAGATTATGTACGCGCCGTCGAAACAAGGCGAACAACCTTCCGTCGAGGTGAGCAAAGAGTTCGTTATGTCGCCGAACAAGCTTCACTTGGAGGCGTCACTGGACAAGGAGTTATACCATCACGGTGAGAATATTGCCGTGAACGTGCATATAGCAAACAGCAGCAACCGGACGGTGAAAAGGATCAAAGTGTCCGTGAGGCAATTCGCGGACATTTGTCTGTTTTCCACCGCGCAGTACAAGTGCACGGTCGCCGAGGCAGAGAGCGA GGAGGGGTGCCTAGTGGGGCCAGGTTTCACGCTGAGCAAAGTGTTCTCTCTGAAACCGCTTCTCGCCAACAACAAAGATAAATGGGGGCTTGCCCTCGATGGCCAGATCAAAGACGAGGACACCAATCTGGCGTCCAGCACCCT TGTGGTGGATCCCTCGCAACGTGAAAACCTTGGAATTATCGTCCAGTACAAAGTGAAAGTAAAGCTCTGCCTTGGACCTCTCGGGGG CGAATTAGTGGCGGAACTGCCGTTCATCTTGATGCATCCGAAACCGGAAGAAGAGGAACCAGCGCCACCCACTGCACGGCCTAGTCCGACGAATAAGGCAGATGGTGGCGAGATACCGCTTGACACGAATCTGATTCAATTGGACAC GGAGGCGGACTGCGACGATGACATAATCTTCGAGGACTTTGCCCGTCTTAGGCTCAAAGGTGAGCCGGATGCCTGA
- the krz gene encoding beta-arrestin protein kurtz isoform X4: MDTVDSTSKRQATRVFKKSSVNGKIAVYLGKRDFVDHITHVDPIDGVVLIDPDYVKDRKVFGHVLAAFKYGREDLDVLGLTFRKDLYLDAEQIYPVVPGAKQRKLTRLQEKLIKKLGSNAYPFYFELPPHCPASVTLQPAPCETGKPCGVDYELKAFVGETLDDKPQKRSSVRLAIRKIMYAPSKQGEQPSVEVSKEFVMSPNKLHLEASLDKELYHHGENIAVNVHIANSSNRTVKRIKVSVRQFADICLFSTAQYKCTVAEAESEEGCLVGPGFTLSKVFSLKPLLANNKDKWGLALDGQIKDEDTNLASSTLVVDPSQRENLGIIVQYKVKVKLCLGPLGGELVAELPFILMHPKPEEEEPAPPTARPSPTNKADGGEIPLDTNLIQLDTEADCDDDIIFEDFARLRLKGEPDA, translated from the exons ATGGACACTGTGGACAGTACCAGCAAGCGGCAAGCTACTCGTGTCTTCAAGAAGTCCAGCGTCAACGGAAAGATCGCGGTATACCTTGGGAAAAGAGATTTCGTCGATCACATAACTCACGTCGATCCTATCG ACGGGGTCGTGCTGATTGACCCAGACTACGTGAAGGATCGCAAGGTCTTTGGGCATGTTCTAGCCGCGTTCAAGTACGGCAGGGAGGATCTAGACGTTCTAGGATTGACGTTTCGCAAAGACCTCTATTTAGACGCCGAACAAATCTATCCGGTGGTACCTGGTGCCAAGCAGAGAAAGCTGACACGGTTGCAGGAGAAGCTGATTAAGAAATTAGGAAGCAACGCATATCCGTTTTACTTCGAACTTCCGCCTCATTGTCCTGCATCAGTGACGCTACAACCAGCGCCCTGCGAAACTGGAAAACCATGTGGCGTCGACTACGAATTAAAAGCATTCGTAGGTGAGACGCTGGACGACAAACCGCAGAAACG AAGCTCGGTGCGACTGGCTATACGGAAGATTATGTACGCGCCGTCGAAACAAGGCGAACAACCTTCCGTCGAGGTGAGCAAAGAGTTCGTTATGTCGCCGAACAAGCTTCACTTGGAGGCGTCACTGGACAAGGAGTTATACCATCACGGTGAGAATATTGCCGTGAACGTGCATATAGCAAACAGCAGCAACCGGACGGTGAAAAGGATCAAAGTGTCCGTGAGGCAATTCGCGGACATTTGTCTGTTTTCCACCGCGCAGTACAAGTGCACGGTCGCCGAGGCAGAGAGCGA GGAGGGGTGCCTAGTGGGGCCAGGTTTCACGCTGAGCAAAGTGTTCTCTCTGAAACCGCTTCTCGCCAACAACAAAGATAAATGGGGGCTTGCCCTCGATGGCCAGATCAAAGACGAGGACACCAATCTGGCGTCCAGCACCCT TGTGGTGGATCCCTCGCAACGTGAAAACCTTGGAATTATCGTCCAGTACAAAGTGAAAGTAAAGCTCTGCCTTGGACCTCTCGGGGG CGAATTAGTGGCGGAACTGCCGTTCATCTTGATGCATCCGAAACCGGAAGAAGAGGAACCAGCGCCACCCACTGCACGGCCTAGTCCGACGAATAAGGCAGATGGTGGCGAGATACCGCTTGACACGAATCTGATTCAATTGGACAC GGAGGCGGACTGCGACGATGACATAATCTTCGAGGACTTTGCCCGTCTTAGGCTCAAAGGTGAGCCGGATGCCTGA
- the krz gene encoding beta-arrestin protein kurtz isoform X3, translating into MAKWDSSESEYSESEESNELGAIVSPDTCAMDTVDSTSKRQATRVFKKSSVNGKIAVYLGKRDFVDHITHVDPIDGVVLIDPDYVKDRKVFGHVLAAFKYGREDLDVLGLTFRKDLYLDAEQIYPVVPGAKQRKLTRLQEKLIKKLGSNAYPFYFELPPHCPASVTLQPAPCETGKPCGVDYELKAFVGETLDDKPQKRSSVRLAIRKIMYAPSKQGEQPSVEVSKEFVMSPNKLHLEASLDKELYHHGENIAVNVHIANSSNRTVKRIKVSVRQFADICLFSTAQYKCTVAEAESEEGCLVGPGFTLSKVFSLKPLLANNKDKWGLALDGQIKDEDTNLASSTLVVDPSQRENLGIIVQYKVKVKLCLGPLGGELVAELPFILMHPKPEEEEPAPPTARPSPTNKADGGEIPLDTNLIQLDTVSEILPVSLQGGGLRR; encoded by the exons ATGGCAAAG TGGGATAGTTCGGAATCCGAGTATTCGGAGTCTGAGGAGTCAAATGAGTTAGGGGCCATCGTAAGCCCCGATACCTGTGCGATGGACACTGTGGACAGTACCAGCAAGCGGCAAGCTACTCGTGTCTTCAAGAAGTCCAGCGTCAACGGAAAGATCGCGGTATACCTTGGGAAAAGAGATTTCGTCGATCACATAACTCACGTCGATCCTATCG ACGGGGTCGTGCTGATTGACCCAGACTACGTGAAGGATCGCAAGGTCTTTGGGCATGTTCTAGCCGCGTTCAAGTACGGCAGGGAGGATCTAGACGTTCTAGGATTGACGTTTCGCAAAGACCTCTATTTAGACGCCGAACAAATCTATCCGGTGGTACCTGGTGCCAAGCAGAGAAAGCTGACACGGTTGCAGGAGAAGCTGATTAAGAAATTAGGAAGCAACGCATATCCGTTTTACTTCGAACTTCCGCCTCATTGTCCTGCATCAGTGACGCTACAACCAGCGCCCTGCGAAACTGGAAAACCATGTGGCGTCGACTACGAATTAAAAGCATTCGTAGGTGAGACGCTGGACGACAAACCGCAGAAACG AAGCTCGGTGCGACTGGCTATACGGAAGATTATGTACGCGCCGTCGAAACAAGGCGAACAACCTTCCGTCGAGGTGAGCAAAGAGTTCGTTATGTCGCCGAACAAGCTTCACTTGGAGGCGTCACTGGACAAGGAGTTATACCATCACGGTGAGAATATTGCCGTGAACGTGCATATAGCAAACAGCAGCAACCGGACGGTGAAAAGGATCAAAGTGTCCGTGAGGCAATTCGCGGACATTTGTCTGTTTTCCACCGCGCAGTACAAGTGCACGGTCGCCGAGGCAGAGAGCGA GGAGGGGTGCCTAGTGGGGCCAGGTTTCACGCTGAGCAAAGTGTTCTCTCTGAAACCGCTTCTCGCCAACAACAAAGATAAATGGGGGCTTGCCCTCGATGGCCAGATCAAAGACGAGGACACCAATCTGGCGTCCAGCACCCT TGTGGTGGATCCCTCGCAACGTGAAAACCTTGGAATTATCGTCCAGTACAAAGTGAAAGTAAAGCTCTGCCTTGGACCTCTCGGGGG CGAATTAGTGGCGGAACTGCCGTTCATCTTGATGCATCCGAAACCGGAAGAAGAGGAACCAGCGCCACCCACTGCACGGCCTAGTCCGACGAATAAGGCAGATGGTGGCGAGATACCGCTTGACACGAATCTGATTCAATTGGACAC AGTTTCTGAAATTCTCCCCGTTTCGCTTCAGGGAGGCGGACTGCGACGATGA